A window of the Dictyostelium discoideum AX4 chromosome 4 chromosome, whole genome shotgun sequence genome harbors these coding sequences:
- the phr2AB gene encoding protein phosphatase 2A B55 regulatory subunit, with the protein MTEPLDWRFSQTFGGKGNEDASDANVVPAIEFDQTGDFIAVGDKGGKVLLLKRTHDKQSSKKSKLPEYRFYSEFQSHEPEFDYLKSLEIEEKINKIKWCPKQNDAQFLLTTNDKTIKLWKVYEKKIKQVSTSATTTGPSYNGSLASNNTRSPSHTTYIYNSSGAHNMNNNMNNSNNNNNLNNFKIPKLTTRETVVTATPRKIFQNAHAYHINSISLNSDGETYISSDDLRIHLWNLNINTECFNVVDIKPTNMEDLTEVITSAEFHPTSCNIFMYSSSKGTIKLGDLRSSALCDNHAKVFEEYEDPSNKSFFSEIISSISDIKFSRDGRYILSRDFLTLKLWDINMENKPVKTIQIHDYLKPKLCDLYENDCIFDKFECTLNHDGTQMLTGSYHNYLHIYDRNSKQDVCLEASKQATKSKTKTLTTKMKLRSSKKEPKKPEDIHPDAIEYTKKTLHCAWHPKDNLIAVGAANTVYLYAATENK; encoded by the exons ATGACAGAACCATTAGACTGGAGATTTAGCCAAACATTTGGAGGAAAAGGAAACGAAGATGCTTCAGATG CAAATGTAGTTCCAGCTATAGAGTTTGACCAAACTGGGGATTTTATTGCTGTTGGGGATAAAGGTGGTAAAgttttacttttaaaaagaacacat gATAAACAATCAAGCAAGAAGAGCAAATTACCAGAATACAGATTCTATTCAGAATTTCAAAGTCATGAACCAGAATTTGATTACTTAAAGAGTTTAGAGATTGAAgagaaaattaataaaatcaagTGGTGCCCAAAACAAAATGATGCCCAATTTTTGTTAACAACAAATg ataaaaccATTAAATTGTGGAAAGTTTatgaaaagaaaatcaaacaaGTTTCAAcatcagcaacaacaactggACCATCTTATAATGGTAGTTTAGCATCAAATAATACTAGATCTCCGTCACATACaacatatatttataatagcAGTGGTGCTCATAacatgaataataatatgaacaacagcaataataataataatttaaataatttcaag atACCAAAATTAACAACTAGAGAGACAGTAGTAACAGCAACACCaagaaaaatatttcaaaatgcACATGCATATcatattaattcaatttcattgaATAGTGATGGTGAAACATATATATCATCGGATGATCTTAGAATTCACTTGtggaatttaaatattaataccgAATGTTTTAATGTGGTAGATATTAAACCAACCAACATGGAAGATCTTACCGAGGTTATTACATCGGCCGAGTTTCATCCTACCTCATGTAATATATTTATGTACAGCTCAAGTAAGGGAACAATAAAGTTGGGAGATCTTCGTTCATCAGCACTCTGTGATAACCATGCCAAAGTATTTGAAGAGTATGAAGACCcatcaaataaatcatttttcaGTGAGATCATTTCATCCATCAGTGACATTAAATTCAGTAGAGACGGTAGATACATCCTCAGTAGAGATTTCTTAACACTCAAACTTTGGGATATCAACATGGAAAACAAACCCGTCAAAACCATTCAAATTCACGATTATCTTAAACCAAAACTCTGCGACCTTTACGAAAACGATTGTATCTTTGATAAGTTTGAATGTACATTGAATCATGATGGAACTCAAATGCTCACCGGTTCCTATCACAATTATCTCCACATCTACGATCGTAACTCTAAACAAGATGTCTGCTTAGAGGCCTCAAAACAAGccacaaaatcaaaaacaaaaacactCACCACCAAAATGAAATTACGTTCCTCCAAAAAAGAACCAAAGAAACCAGAAGATATTCATCCTGATGCTATCGAGTATACTAAGAAAACCCTTCATTGTGCATGGCATCCAAAAGATAATCTCATTGCTGTTGGTGCCGCTAATACCGTGTATTTATATGCTGCtactgaaaataaataa
- the pms1 gene encoding MutL DNA mismatch repair protein — protein sequence MIKAIDKESINNICSGQVIFDLSIAVKELIENSIDAGATTVEIRLKEYGEEFIEVIDNGSGVEPSNFVALTMKHCTSKLESFSDLLSIETYGFRGEALSSLCSLSNCIITTRTKNQVTAQRLVFDKEGKIQTQTPVAREVGTTVQLSNLFKGLPVRYQEFKRNIKKEYAKLLTILQAYALISTNTRITCYNQAGKSPRSCVLSTTSGSTIRDNLINVFGTKMSQSLDEFTASDSLFKVNGLISKIGIGSGTGQSISNSSSSSSQSSSQLSSSSSSSSSSQSSQLSIGSLSRSCADRQFFFVNSRPFEHSKLAKEINSLYQSFHKRGSYPVVIFNIEMPTNNYDVNVTPDKRTIFIQKEQQLLLLITDGLKTMWETAQSVFDTNQLGQFTFNDENENDNSNNNKQSKISSFPNLYTLKTEEDENNNKITTPIKKHSTTTTTSSLNSPSSNKKSSNSTSSSSSSNNKNNRNNLEEDGDDSFDITDQQPLKRAKYDGNYNNSNKKPELPKTPYPNKKKNNENEDEDEDEDNYVQPVFSNVNKSKNSSNSGSSNSLDDIIDDNEFISRSNGNSSNFMDDFEFKGSSNNIGSSSNGIKLKTISNNNNSNNSNNSNKIIDDINKTIDKMKQQQQPQQKMGLNDDGDDEEQQKQKQQQQQQKRKQQQQQQQIEEEEEETIDGYKQKNSKTFDITIKTDLNTISKQYLIRNGTFDKDNNPIIPNTALVVSNDDMVVNNNNSNEFDQNSIITTTSEKCCIVDKSIPQLDGKFSTSLGGIGAKQQQKAATQVTSQLQQQPSQTNQKTAEEELTKFFKKEYFKQMIVIGQFNLGFIIAKLGNDLFIIDQHAADEKYNFEILSKSVESSINSQPLLKPDTLSDLTSEEELIIIENVDLFKKNGFKFIIDHDAPTRFKIKLSAFPIIHGQSFGIKDIYEWIFMIKESSIPGSVNKIPRLNSLLASKACRKSIMVGTTLTHKEMKDVLNNLSTLDNPWCCPHGRPTMRHLVDLSIKDKLKQQQQQQQQKQQQQQQQ from the coding sequence atgattaaaGCAATAgataaagaatcaattaataatatttgtagTGGACAagttatttttgatttatcaatagcagtaaaagaattaattgaaaatagtaTTGATGCAGGTGCGACTACAGTAGAGATTAGATTAAAAGAGTATGGTGAGGAGTTTATTGAAgtaattgataatggtaGTGGTGTTGAACCAAGTAATTTTGTAGCACTAACAATGAAACATTGTACATCTAAACTTGAAAGTTTTTCAGatctattatcaattgaaacatATGGTTTCAGAGGTGAAGCATTGAGTTCACTAtgttcattatcaaattgtATCATTACCACTAGAACAAAGAATCAAGTCACTGCACAAAGATTAGTGTTTGATAAAGAAGGTAAAATTCAAACACAAACACCAGTAGCTAGAGAGGTTGGCACAACCGTTCAGTTGAGTAATCTTTTCAAAGGTTTGCCAGTGCGTTATCAAGagtttaaaagaaatataaaGAAAGAGTATGCAAAGTTATTAACGATCCTGCAAGCTTATGCATTGATTTCAACCAATACTCGTATCACATGCTATAACCAAGCTGGTAAGTCACCAAGGTCATGTGTATTATCAACTACGAGTGGTTCAACGATACGTGATAATTTAATCAACGTTTTTGGTACGAAAATGAGTCAATCATTAGATGAATTCACTGCTTCtgattctttatttaaagttaatggtttaatatcaaaaattggtattggtaGTGGTACTGGTCAATCaattagtaatagtagtagtagtagtagtcaatcatcatcacaattatcgtcatcatcatcatcatcatcatcttcacaATCATCACAACTTTCAATTGGATCATTATCAAGAAGTTGCGCAGATAGACAATTCTTTTTTGTAAATAGTAGACCATTTGAACATAGTAAATTagcaaaagaaattaattcacTTTATCAAAGTTTTCATAAAAGAGGTTCATATCCAGTggttatatttaatattgaaatgcCAACTAATAATTATGATGTAAATGTTACACCAGATAAAAGAACTATTTTCATtcaaaaagaacaacaattattattattaattactgATGGTTTAAAGACAATGTGGGAAACTGCTCAAAGTGTTTTCGATACAAATCAATTAGGTCAATTTActtttaatgatgaaaatgaaaatgataatagtaataataataaacaatcaaaaatttcatcatttcCAAATTTATATACATTAAAAactgaagaagatgaaaataataataaaataacaacaccaattaaaaaacattcaacaacaacaacaacatcttCCTTGAATTCACCAAgttcaaataaaaagagCAGTAATAGCACAAGTAGTAGTtcaagtagtaataataaaaacaatagaaATAATCTAGAAGAGGATGGTGATGATTCTTTTGATATTACAGACCAACAACCATTAAAAAGAGCGAAATATGAtggaaattataataatagtaataaaaaaccaGAATTACCAAAAACACCATatccaaataaaaagaaaaataatgaaaatgaggatgaagatgaagatgaagataatTATGTTCAACCAGTATtttcaaatgtaaataaatcaaagaatagtagtaatagtggtagtagtaatagtttaGATGATATAAtagatgataatgaattcATTAGTCGTAGCAATGGTAATAGTTCAAACTTTATggatgattttgaatttaaaggtagtagtaataatattggtagtagtagtaatggtattaaacttaaaacaattagtaataataataatagtaataatagtaataatagtaataaaataatcgatgatataaataaaacaattgataagatgaagcagcaacaacaaccacaacaaaagATGGGTTTGAATGACGATGGCGATGATGaggaacaacaaaaacaaaaacaacaacaacagcaacaaaaaagaaaacaacaacaacaacaacaacaaattgaagaagaagaagaagaaactATTGATGGATATAAACAAAAGAATTCAAAAACATTTGAtataacaattaaaacagatttaaatacaattagtaaacaatatttaattagAAATGGTACAtttgataaagataataatccAATTATACCCAATACAGCTTTAGTGGTTAGTAATGATGATATggttgttaataataataattcaaatgaatttgatcaaaattcaataataacGACAACATCAGAAAAATGTTGTATTGTCGATAAATCAATACCACAATTGGATGGTAAATTCTCAACTTCATTAGGTGGTATTGGTGCAAAACAACAGCAGAAAGCAGCTACTCAAGTAACATCACAACTACAACAGCAACCATCAcaaacaaatcaaaaaacagcagaagaagaattaacaaaatttttcaaaaaagaatACTTTAAACAAATGATAGTGATTGGTCAATTTAATCTTGGTTTTATAATAGCAAAATTAggtaatgatttatttataattgatcAACATGCAGCCgatgaaaaatataattttgaaatactTTCAAAATCTGTTGAATCAAGTATAAATAGTCAACCATTATTAAAACCCGATACATTGTCAGATTTAACTAGTGAGGAGGAATTAATTATCATTGAAAATGTTGATTTGTTTAAAAAGaatggttttaaatttataattgatcATGATGCACCaacaagatttaaaattaaattgtcaGCTTTTCCAATAATTCATGGTCAATCATTTGGtattaaagatatttatgAATGGATATTTATGATTAAAGAGAGTTCAATACCAGGATCAGTTAATAAAATACCAagattaaattctttattggCTTCAAAAGCATGtagaaaatcaattatgGTTGGTACCACTTTAACTCATAAAGAAATGAAAGatgtattaaataatttatcaacacTTGATAATCCTTGGTGTTGTCCACATGGTAGACCTACTATGAGACATTTAGTTGATCtttcaattaaagataaattaaaacaacaacaacaacaacaacaacaaaaacaacaacaacaacaacaacaataa
- a CDS encoding RNA recognition motif-containing protein RRM — protein sequence MHRIREVQNINKKELNLNISESASWHADYSHSPYIYVGGLNYDLNEGDVIAIFSQYGEISECNLVRNKETGRSQGFCFVGYDQQKSTVLAVDNLNGINLLGKTIKVDHVKDYKRPKKNNEDLTDTDDDDDDDNNSDDGTDDNSDSDDDNNNNDNDEKKKEKKKRKLEKKLKKKQKREEKRKRRENETPEQREKRKMDKQLKKDEKLLRKQDKKRLKFENTTDTTTTTTTTTTTSPPSSFDSIRNDRGDQNKSNDKLENRDKHNHRNTSRDRIKDRSRSRSRERDRERDRERYRDRDRNRSREREYRDRSRSRSKSRDRYRYRDRSREREYRDRSRDRERYRDSRDYRR from the coding sequence ATGCATAGGATAAGAGAAgttcaaaatataaataaaaaggaattaaatttaaatattagtGAGAGTGCATCATGGCATGCTGATTATAGTCATAGTCCATATATATATGTTGGTGGATTAAATTATGATTTGAATGAAGGTGATGTTATTGCAATATTCAGTCAATATGGTGAAATATCTGAATGTAATTTAGTCAGAAATAAAGAGACAGGTCGATCACAAGgattttgttttgttggtTATGATCAACAAAAAAGTACCGTATTGGCTgtagataatttaaatggtatAAACCTATTAGGTAAAACTATTAAAGTTGATCATGTTAAAGATTATAAAAGaccaaaaaagaataatgaaGATTTAACTGATaccgatgatgatgatgatgatgataataatagcgATGATGGTACTGATGATAATTCTGAcagtgatgatgataataataataacgataatgatgaaaagaaaaaagaaaaaaagaaaagaaaacttgaaaagaaattaaagaaaaaacaaaagcgtgaagaaaaaagaaaacgaAGAGAAAATGAAACACCTGAacaaagagaaaaaagaaaaatggataaacaattaaaaaaagatgaaaaattattaagaaaacaagataaaaaaagattaaaatttgaaaatactactgatacaactactactactaccacaacaacaacaacatcaccaccatcatcatttgatTCTATTAGAAATGATAGGGGTGaccaaaataaatcaaatgataaattagaaaatagAGATAAACATAATCATAGAAATACAAGTAGAGACAGAATTAAAGATAGAAGTAGAAGTAGAAGTAGGGAAAGGGATAGAGAAAGGGATAGAGAAAGATATAGGGATAGGGACAGAAACAGAAGTAGAGAAAGAGAATACAGAGATAGAAGTAGAAGTAGAAGTAAAAGTAGAGATAGGTATAGATATAGGGACAGAAGTAGAGAAAGAGAATACAGAGATAGGAGTAGAGATAGAGAAAGATATAGAGATTCAAGAGATTATAGAAGatag